The Paenibacillus spongiae nucleotide sequence TGAAGTTCGAAAGGAGCATGCGTAAGATGAACCGGCACGTTATTCAGGCTATTGCGCTTAAAGATATCCGTCAAATCACGTCGAACGTACAAGTTTGGCTGGCGATGGTGCTGATCCCGATCATATTCTGCGGTGTGCTTCCGCTAGCCATAATACTGGTAAGCAAATTCGGGGGGATTAACGGGTCAACGGTGACGATGATCCGCAATGTGATCGAGAAGCTGCCTGCAGGCTCCACTCTCCTAAGTGCCCAAGCGGATATAGAAGCCCAGGTCATCTATTTTGCGGTCAACTACATGCTTTTGCCGCTCTTCCTGCTTCTGCCCGTCATTACATCCAGCGTCATATCCGCCAACAGCTTCGTCGGCGAGAAGGAACGGCGCACGCTTGAGAGCCTCCTGCTCGCTCCGATCAGTATCAAGGACTTGTTCATTGGCAAAATAATGGCCTCGTTCATCCCGGCTTATGCCGTGACGCTCGGTGGTTTTATATTGCTTGGTATCATCGTGGACACCATGACATATGGCATGTTCGAAGGACTTCTCTTCCCGAGCATGAACTGGATCATCGCCATAATATGGATTGTGCCTTCGTTCACCTTGGTCAGCATCCTGCTCAATGCCATCATATCCGCACGAGTCAAAACCTTTCAAGCGGCGCAGCAAATGTCCGGCTTGATCGTCCTCCCGATCGTCATGCTGCTCATCAGCCAGATGACCGGCCTAATGCTGCTCAGCCCGCTCATCCTGATCGTGATCGGCGCTATTCTGCTTCTCATCAGCTTCGGGCTGCTTCCTCGCATAGCAAGAATGAACAGCCGCAGCGTGTTATTCGAGAAACAGATTCATTAACGCGATGCATGGCATGAAGAAGACATAGAAGAACCGCTCGCTTGCGCGCAGCGGTTCTTCTATGTCTTGCCCTTACCCTAAATCCGGCGTATCGACCAGCGAAACGACCGTGTTGTCTGTTTGGTGAAGCTCGAATATGACGATCTCGTTCAACCCTTGCTTCAGCAGAGGACCCGGTATATAAAGCGTCTTCTGAGGACCTGCTTCCCAATACCGGCCCAGATGGAAGCCGTTAATGTATATGTTGCCTTTGACCCAGCCGTCCAGACGGATAAAGGTATCGGCGGCTTCATGAGCCTCGAACGTCCCTCTGTAGAAAGTCGGGCCGTTCTGCTTCTCATCCGTGACGGATTGATAAGTCAGCGCTCCCGTGTCCGAGCCGGTTAACGGCAGCGGATAAATCGTCCAGCCGAACAAGAATTGATTGTTCAGTCGTACGCCCTCGGTGATCCCTTTATAATCCTTCAGATAAGGACCATAATTGATACGGCCCATGTTCTCAACCAGGATATCCAGCTTTGCTCCGCCGGCCGGGATGCGCACCGGAATCGACTTCGGATTCCAACGCTCCACAACCCCGATGTATTCACCATCCAGGAAGACAAGGGCGCGGTCATGCACATCCTGAATCGTCAGCTGCATCTCCGGACGCGGACCGGAGACATGGCAGGAGTATAGAATAAACCCGAGACTTTGTCCCAGCTTCTCCATCGGATCCGGACAAGTCCGCTTCACCGGCTTGGACAGCTGCTCCAACTGTTCGAACAGGCTGGCCTTCTCGCTCAAGCGGACCTCGCCATAGCTCCGCTTAGGTAGCGGCTGCGGAAGCTCGCATTCCGGCTCTTTCCCCGTGAACTTGCGAATGACGTCGCGAACGGCTTCGTATTTCTTCGTCAATTCACCGTTCTCGCTGAGCGGCGAATCGTAATCATAGCTAGTAATCGTCGGTTCATACTCATGGGAATG carries:
- a CDS encoding ABC transporter permease subunit — protein: MNRHVIQAIALKDIRQITSNVQVWLAMVLIPIIFCGVLPLAIILVSKFGGINGSTVTMIRNVIEKLPAGSTLLSAQADIEAQVIYFAVNYMLLPLFLLLPVITSSVISANSFVGEKERRTLESLLLAPISIKDLFIGKIMASFIPAYAVTLGGFILLGIIVDTMTYGMFEGLLFPSMNWIIAIIWIVPSFTLVSILLNAIISARVKTFQAAQQMSGLIVLPIVMLLISQMTGLMLLSPLILIVIGAILLLISFGLLPRIARMNSRSVLFEKQIH
- a CDS encoding glycoside hydrolase family 35 protein, which codes for MRAFDTAGNNFVLNGNPIRLISGAIHYFRVVPEYWKDRLQKLKACGFNTVETYVPWNLHEPEEGQFVFDGMADIVRFIETAGELGLHVIVRPSPYICAEWEFGGMPGWLLANSDIRLRCMDQAFLDKVDAYYDVLLPKLKPLQITNGGPIIAMQIENEYGSYGNDVEYLTYLKTGMEKRGIDVLLFTSDGPDDSMLQGGMVPGVLETVNFGSRAAESFDKLREYQPDKPVMCMEYWNGWFDHWREEHHTRGAQDVAQVLQDMLDQDASVNFYMFHGGTNFGYYNGANHSHEYEPTITSYDYDSPLSENGELTKKYEAVRDVIRKFTGKEPECELPQPLPKRSYGEVRLSEKASLFEQLEQLSKPVKRTCPDPMEKLGQSLGFILYSCHVSGPRPEMQLTIQDVHDRALVFLDGEYIGVVERWNPKSIPVRIPAGGAKLDILVENMGRINYGPYLKDYKGITEGVRLNNQFLFGWTIYPLPLTGSDTGALTYQSVTDEKQNGPTFYRGTFEAHEAADTFIRLDGWVKGNIYINGFHLGRYWEAGPQKTLYIPGPLLKQGLNEIVIFELHQTDNTVVSLVDTPDLG